The Halobaculum sp. MBLA0143 genome includes a region encoding these proteins:
- the katG gene encoding catalase/peroxidase HPI: MSQSARDWFPEALDLDPLDQNARDVEPMDEKFDYAEEFQKLDLDAVKSDLEELMTDSQEWWPADYGHYGPLFIRMAWHSAGTYRTSDGRGGAAEGAQRFAPLNSWPDNANLDKARRLLWPVKQKYGRKLSWADLMILAGNVALESMGFQTFGFAGGREDAFEPETVDWGPEAELDTQDRFEEAGQIEESLGASVMGLIYVNPEGPDGQPSPELSAKNIRQTFSRMAMNDEETVALIAGGHTFGKVHGADDADENLGDPPEEAPMEQQGMGWENDHGSGKGGDAITSGIEGPWTQSPTEWDTGYLDNLLNYEWEPEKGPGGAWQWTPTGEELEDSVPDAHDDDTVTPMMLTTDIALKRDPDYREVIERFQDNPMAFGISFAKAWYKLTHRDMGPPSRFLGDEVPDEEMIWQDPLPDAEYDRVGDEEAEELKEEILSTNLTVQELVKTAWASASTYRDSDKRGGANGARVRLEPQKSWEVNEPERLAGVLDTLGEVQAEFNASREDDVRVSLADLIVLGGNAAVEQAAADAGYDVTVPFEPGRVDAEAEQTDADSFEALKPTADGFRNYVADDADKPAEELLVDKADLLDLTPQDLTALVGGMRALGATHQGSDMGVFTEEPGTLTNDFFQELLGMDIDWQPVTEARELFEGFDRETGELRWEATRADLVFGSHSRLRAIAEVYGAEDGEEQLVEDFVDAWHHVMTLDRFDLE; this comes from the coding sequence ATGAGTCAATCAGCACGAGACTGGTTCCCCGAGGCGTTGGACCTCGACCCACTCGACCAGAACGCTCGCGACGTCGAGCCGATGGACGAGAAGTTCGACTACGCCGAGGAGTTCCAGAAGTTGGATCTCGACGCGGTGAAGTCGGACCTGGAAGAACTCATGACGGACTCGCAGGAGTGGTGGCCGGCCGACTACGGCCACTACGGCCCCCTGTTCATCCGGATGGCCTGGCACAGCGCCGGCACCTACCGGACGAGTGACGGCCGCGGCGGCGCCGCGGAGGGCGCCCAGCGGTTCGCCCCGCTCAACAGCTGGCCCGACAACGCCAACCTGGACAAGGCGCGACGGCTCCTGTGGCCGGTCAAGCAGAAGTACGGCCGAAAGCTGTCGTGGGCGGACCTGATGATCCTGGCGGGCAACGTCGCCTTAGAGTCGATGGGGTTCCAGACGTTCGGCTTCGCCGGCGGGCGCGAGGACGCCTTCGAGCCGGAGACGGTCGACTGGGGCCCGGAGGCGGAGTTGGACACACAGGACCGCTTCGAGGAGGCCGGGCAGATCGAGGAGTCGCTGGGGGCGTCCGTGATGGGGCTGATCTACGTCAACCCCGAAGGGCCGGACGGCCAGCCGAGCCCGGAGCTGTCGGCGAAGAACATCCGCCAGACGTTCAGCCGGATGGCGATGAACGACGAGGAGACGGTGGCGCTGATCGCCGGTGGTCACACGTTCGGCAAGGTCCACGGTGCAGACGACGCCGACGAGAACCTGGGCGACCCGCCCGAGGAGGCCCCGATGGAGCAACAGGGGATGGGCTGGGAGAACGACCACGGCAGCGGCAAGGGCGGTGACGCGATCACCAGCGGAATCGAGGGCCCCTGGACCCAGTCGCCGACGGAGTGGGACACGGGCTACCTCGACAACCTCCTGAACTACGAGTGGGAGCCGGAGAAGGGTCCCGGTGGCGCGTGGCAGTGGACACCGACGGGCGAGGAGTTGGAAGACTCCGTCCCGGACGCACACGACGACGACACCGTCACGCCGATGATGCTGACGACGGACATCGCCCTCAAGCGCGACCCCGACTACCGGGAGGTGATCGAGCGGTTCCAGGACAACCCGATGGCGTTCGGTATCTCCTTCGCCAAGGCCTGGTACAAGCTCACTCACCGAGACATGGGGCCGCCCTCGCGGTTCCTCGGCGACGAGGTGCCCGACGAGGAGATGATCTGGCAGGACCCGCTGCCGGACGCGGAGTACGACCGAGTCGGCGACGAGGAAGCCGAGGAGCTGAAAGAGGAGATTCTGTCGACGAACCTGACCGTCCAGGAACTCGTCAAGACCGCGTGGGCGTCGGCGTCGACGTACCGCGACAGCGACAAGCGCGGCGGCGCCAACGGCGCCCGAGTCCGGCTGGAGCCCCAGAAGAGCTGGGAGGTCAACGAGCCGGAGCGGCTGGCTGGCGTGTTGGACACGCTCGGCGAGGTGCAGGCGGAGTTCAACGCCTCGCGCGAGGACGACGTGCGGGTGTCGCTGGCAGACCTGATCGTCCTCGGCGGCAACGCGGCCGTCGAGCAGGCCGCTGCCGACGCGGGCTACGACGTGACCGTCCCGTTCGAGCCCGGCCGTGTCGACGCCGAGGCCGAGCAGACGGACGCCGACTCCTTCGAGGCGCTGAAGCCGACCGCGGACGGCTTCCGCAACTACGTCGCGGACGACGCCGACAAGCCCGCGGAGGAACTGCTCGTCGACAAGGCAGACCTGTTGGACCTGACGCCGCAGGACCTGACCGCGCTCGTCGGCGGGATGCGCGCGCTCGGTGCGACACACCAGGGCAGCGACATGGGTGTGTTCACCGAGGAGCCGGGCACGCTGACGAACGACTTCTTCCAAGAGCTGCTGGGGATGGACATCGACTGGCAGCCGGTGACGGAGGCCCGCGAGCTGTTCGAAGGGTTCGACCGCGAGACCGGTGAGCTCCGGTGGGAGGCGACCCGCGCGGACCTCGTCTTCGGCTCGCACTCTCGCCTGCGGGCTATCGCCGAGGTGTACGGCGCCGAGGACGGCGAAGAACAGCTCGTCGAGGACTTCGTCGACGCCTGGCACCACGTGATGACGCTGGACCGCTTCGACCTGGAGTAG
- a CDS encoding DUF6691 family protein, translated as MTDRHPAFYPSVVLGGLIQGFGLAYSGMARPEVVLDFLQFEDLGLVFVMGGAAAVSAVVFVVVPRLRDTAPLTGDTYGRRLKSMDRNVAVGGVVFGVGWGLSGICPGAAYASLGVGNVTILWALAGMFLGAYLQGAWRSRDAGSDARPAPSDD; from the coding sequence TCGGCGGGCTGATCCAGGGGTTCGGACTCGCCTACAGCGGTATGGCCCGCCCGGAGGTCGTCTTGGACTTCCTCCAGTTCGAGGACCTCGGGCTCGTGTTCGTGATGGGCGGGGCGGCGGCCGTCTCCGCCGTCGTCTTCGTCGTCGTCCCGCGACTCCGCGACACCGCGCCGCTCACTGGCGACACGTACGGCCGCCGGCTGAAGTCGATGGACCGCAACGTCGCCGTCGGTGGCGTCGTGTTCGGCGTCGGCTGGGGGCTGTCCGGGATCTGCCCGGGCGCCGCGTACGCCAGCCTCGGCGTCGGCAACGTCACCATTCTCTGGGCGCTGGCTGGCATGTTCCTCGGTGCGTACCTCCAGGGCGCCTGGCGGTCGCGTGACGCTGGCAGTGACGCGCGTCCGGCGCCGAGTGACGACTGA